The sequence below is a genomic window from Serratia nevei.
AACGGCAAGACGCCGTGGGGCACTTACCTGACCTGCGAAGAAAACTTCGATACCTACTTCGGCACCCGTCAGGCCGATTACCCAACCACGCCGGAACAGAAGCGCTATACGCTGAAGGTCAGCGAGCCGGAGCGTAACTGGCCGGACTATGACGAGCGCTTCGACGTGGCGAAGAACCCCAACGAATTCAACCGCCACGGCTGGATCGTGGAGATCGATCCGCTGAATCCGACTTCGACGCCCATCAAGCACACCGCGCTGGGCCGCTTCAAGCATGAAAATGCGGCGGTGACCGTGGCCAAAGATGGCCGCCTGGTGGTGTACATGGGGGACGACGAGCGCGGCGAACATATCTATAAGTACGTTTCCAAAGGCGTGGTCGACGCCGCCAATCCGGCCAACAATCGCACGCTGCTGGATGAGGGAACGCTGTACGTGGCGCAGTTCGACGGTGACGACGCCGGCACGCCGCTGAAGGGCAAAGGGCGCTGGATTGCGCTCGAGTTCGGCAAGAATGGCCTGACGCCGGAGAACGGCTTCCGCGATGAGGCCGAAGTGCTGATCTTCGCCCGCAAGGCGGCACAGCAGGTCGGCGCCACCAAGATGGATCGCCCGGAGTGGATCGCGGTGAACCCGCATGACGGCCGCGCTTATTGCACGCTGACCAACAACAGTAAGCGCGGTGAGGAAGGGATGCCGCTGAACGCCGCCAACCCGCGGCCGAACAATATCTATGGCCAGATCATTCGCTGGGACGAAGGCGGTGACGCCACCGCCGGCACCTTTGCCTGGGACATGTATGCGCTGTGTGGCAACCCGATTGCCCACCCGGAAGGCATCAACCGCGGCACGCCGAACATCACGGCGGACAACACGTTCAACAGCCCGGACGGGCTGGGCTTCGATCGCGCCGGCCGCCTGTGGATCCTCACCGACGGCAAGTACAGCAACAAGGGGGATTACGTCGGGCAGGGCAACAACCAGATGCTGGTGGGCGATCCGGTCAGCGGCGAAATTCGCCGTTTCATGGTGGGGCCGAAGTCCTGCGAACTGACCGGCATCACCTTCACTCCGGACTACAAGACGATGTTCGTCAACGTGCAGCATCCGGGAGAAGAGGGCGATTCGCACTTCCCGAACAACAGCCCGCGCCCGCGTTCATCGGTATTGATGATCACGCGTGAAGATGGCGGGGTGATTGGGGCGTAAGCGGTAAAGAGAAACAAGGCGGCCTGGAGCCGCCTTTATGTTTTCAGGACGCGGCCAGTCTGCCGGCGTGGTCAGGCGCTTCGCCACGGTTGGCGGGCTGTGTGAAGTAACGGCGGTCTTCCCAGCGCAGCATCGTCAGATCGCCGCCCCAGCAGCAGCCGGTGTCCAGCCCGATCACGCCTTCCGGCGTGCCCTTGCCTTCCAGCGAGGCCCAGTGACCGAAGACGATGGTGTATTCCGGATCCACCAGGCGCGGCAGCTCGAACCACGGCTTCAGCGGCGCCGGCGCGGTGCCCGGCGCATCTTTGCAGATCATGTCGAGCTGGCCGTTGGGGAAGCAGTAGCGCATGCGTGTGAACGCATTGGTGCTGAAACGCAGGCGCGCCAGGCCGCTCAGTTCCGGCGCCCAGTTGTTCGGCATGTCGCCGTACATGGCGTCGAGAAACAGCGGGTAGCTGTCGCTGCTCAATACCGCTTCCACTTCGCGCGCGCACATTTTCGCGGTGTCGATATCCCACTGTGGGGTGATGCCGGCGTGCGCCATCACCAGCTTTTGCTCATCGTCCACCTGCAGCACCGGTTGGCGGCGCAGCCAGTTGATCAGCTCGTCGGCGTCCGGCGCTTCCAGCAGCGGGGTGATGCGATCTTTGGGTTTGTTGCGGCTGATGCCGGCGTAGACCGCCAGCAGGTGCAGATCGTGGTTGCCCAGCACCATGCGCACCGCCGGGCCGAGCGAGCGCACGAAGCGCAGCACGTCCAGCGAGGCGGGGCCGCGCGCCACCAGATCGCCGGTCAGCCACAGCCGATCGCGCTCGGGATCGAAAGCAGCCTGAGCCAGCAGCGACTTCAGTTCATCGTAACAGCCGTGAACGTCGCCGATAAGGTATGTCGACATAATTAATGGATCAGCGTTGGAATGGCTAAGCGAAACACGGGAATAGCGGTGCGGAACGGTTGACCCTGATGGTCCACCATTTCGTAATGGCCTTCCATGGTGCCCAGCGGCGTTTCCAGAATGGCGCCGCTGGTGTACTGAAACTCTCCGCCGGGCGGAATGACAGGCTGTTCGCCGATCACGCCTTCGCCCTGAACTTCGGTTTGGCGGCCGTTGCTGTTGGTGATCAGCCAGTAACGGCCCAGCAGTTGCACGTCGGTCCGCCCCAGATTGCGGATAGTGATGGTATAGGCGAAGACGTAACGCTCTTCTTCAGGGATCGACTGTGATTCCACATAGATGCTCTGAACCTGAATACACACGCGGGGCGAATCAATCATGACAACAACTCCTTATTGCTGCGGCGTCGGATTGGCTGACAGCCAGTTCGCCAGCTTGCAGTACTGCGCCACAGAAATATTTTCTGCTCTGAGCGAAGGATCGACGCCCAGCTCCGTCAGCTGCTCCGGCGTGAACAGGTCGCCCAGGCTATTGCGGATGGTTTTCCGCCGCTGGTTGAACGCCTGCGTGGTGATGCGGCTCAGCATGCGCACGTCGCCCACCGGGTTCGGCAGCACGCTGTGCGGCACCAGGCGCACCACGGCGGAATCGACCTTCGGCGGCGGCGCGAACGCGGTCGGCGGCACTTCCAGCACCGGAATGACGTTGCAGTAGTACTGCGCCATCACGGTCAAACGCCCGTAGGCCTTGCTGTTCGGGCCGGCCACCAGACGGTTGACCACCTCTTTTTGCAACATAAAGTGCATGTCGCGGATTGCCTGAGTATAGCTGAAAAGGTGGAACATCAGCGGCGTCGAAATATTGTACGGCAGGTTACCAAATACGCGCAGCGGTTGGCCAGCTTCCTCGGCCAGTTCGGCGAAATTCACCGTCATGGCGTCCTGCTGGTGGATGGTCAGCTTGTCTTTCAGCCGCGGGTGGTTCTCCAGCCGGGTGGCCAGATCGCGGTCCAGTTCGATCACCGTCATGCGGTCCATGCGTGCGCCGACCGGCTCGGTCAGGGCGCCGAGGCCGGGGCCGATCTCGACCACCGCTTCGCCCGGCTGCGGGTGAATGGCGGAGACAATGCTATCGATGACAAACTGATCGGTTAAAAAGTTTTGTCCAAAGCGTTTGCGGGCAAAGTGCCCTTGGTGGACTCTGTTATTCATTACAATTAATTATCATTTTAATGGCGAGATTCAGGGCCGTTTGGAAACTGCCGACATCGGCGGTGCCGGTGCCGGCCAGTTCCAGAGCGGTACCGTGGTCGACCGAGGTGCGTATGAAAGGCAAACCGAGGGTGATATTCACCGCGCGGCCGAACCCTTGGTATTTTAGCACCGGCAGCCCCTGATCGTGATACATCGCCAGCACCGCATCGGCATCTTGCAGATATTTGGGCTGGAACAGGGTGTCCGCCGGCAGCGGGCCGACAAGATGGATGCCCTCAGCGCGCAGCGCGTCGAGCGCCGGGATGATGGTGTCTATCTCTTCGTGCCCCATATGGCCGCCTTCCCCGGCGTGGGGATTCAGACCGCAAACGTAAATGTGCGGCCGGGCGATGCCAAATTTGGTTTTCAGATCGTGGTCGAGGATGCGGATGACTTCGAACAGGCTCTGTTGCGTGATAGCGCCCGGCACCGCCAGCAGCGGCAGGTGGGTGGTCGCCAGCGCCACGCGCAGCTCTTCGGTCGCGAGCATCATCACCACGCGATCGCAGCGGCTGCGATCGGCAAAGAATTCGGTATGGCCGATAAACGGCACGCCGGCGTCGTTGATCACGCCCTTGTTCACCGGGCCGGTGATCAGCGCAGCGAATTCGCCGTTCAGGCAGCCGTCGCAGGCGCGCGCCAGGGTTTCCACCACGTAGGCGCTGTTGCCGACGTTCAACTCCCCGGCGGTGACCGGGTGAGCGAGCGAGACCGGCAGCACGGTCAGCGTGCCGGCGCGTTGCGCTTCGGCCGGCGGCTGCGGCTGGTAGTCGCGCAGCGTCAGCGGCAGGCCCAAACGCTTGGCGCGTTCAAGCAGCAGGGCCGGATCGGCGCACACCACCAGCTCAACAGGCCAATCCTGTTGCGCCAGCGCTGCCACCAAATCCGGCCCTACCCCGGCGGGTTCGCCGGGGGTAATGACGACGCGTTTATTGCTGTGCATCGCTGCCATCGAGGATCTTCACGTAAGCCTGGGCGCGCTGTTCCTGCATCCAGGTCTGTGCTTCTTCGGCGAACTTACGGTTGAACAACATGCGGTAAGCGCGATCTTTTTGCGCGGCGTCGGTCTTATCCACCTGGCGGGTATCCAGCAGCTGGATCAGGTGCCAACCGAAGGAAGAGTGGACCGGCGCGCTGATTTCACCCTTGCTCAGCTTCAGCAATGCATCGCGGAAGGCCGGATCGTAGATGTCCGGGGAAGCCCAGCCCAGATCGCCGCCCTGCATGGCGGAACCCGGATCCTGCGACAGCTGTTTGGCTTCGTCGGCAAACTTGGCGCGGCCGCTCTTGATCGCTTCCGCAACGGATTGCAGCTTGGCGCGCGCCTGATCGTCGGTCAGCACCACCGAAGGTTTCAGCAGGATGTGACGGGCGTGCACTTCGGTAACCGACACCGACTGGCTCGCGCCGCGGATGTCGTTCACTTTCAGGATGTGGAAGCCGACGCCGGAGCGGATTGGGCCGACGACGTCGCCTTTCTTGGCGCTCACCAGACGTTCCGCGAACAGGGTCGGGATCTCTTGCAGCTTGCCCCAGCCCATGTTGCCGCCTTTCAGCGCCTGAGAGTCGGCGGAGTAAGTGATCGCCAGCTTGCCGAAGTCGGCGCCGCTGTTGATCTCACCCACCAGGCGTTTGGCCAGCTCTTCGGCTTTGTCGACCTGCTGCTGAGACGGGTTCTCCGGCAGCGGGATCAGGATGTGGCTGATGTTCATTTCGGTGTCGCTGCCGTTCTGCGCGCCCACCTGTTTGGCCAGCGAGTCCACTTCCTGCGGCAGGATGGTGACGCGGCGGCGCACTTCGTTGTTACGCACTTCGGAGATCAGCATCTCTTTGCGGATCTGCGAACGGTAGGTGTTGTAGTTCAACCCTTCGTACGACAGGCGGCTGCGCAGCTGATCGACGCTCATCTTGTTTTGTGCGGCGATATTGGCGATCGCTTTATCCAGATCGGCGTCGGACACGGTGATGCCCATTTTCTTGGCCATCTGCAGCTGGATGTTATCCATGATCAGGCGTTCGATGATCTGATGGCGCAGCGTCTTGTCGTCCGGCAGCTGTTGGCCGGCCTGCTGGGCGTTGAGCTTCACTGACTGCAACAGACCGTTGACGTCGCTTTCGAGTACCACGCCGTTATCCACGACGGCGGCGACTTTATCCACTTCTTGGGGTGCTGCGAACGCGGCATTGGCGCAAACCACCAATCCGAGAATAAGCGTTCTCCAGTTCTTCATACATTTCCCATTATGTAATCCGCAAATGCGGGTGAAAGTTCTCGTTTTCAAAGTGTTGCAAAGCGTCAGAATGCGCGCTGATACGGCAGAATGCCGGAGCGCAGCATTTCTGCGGAGCCGAGACTATGATCGCTGCTCAGGCCGCGCAGTTCGACGTTGAACGAAACTCTGTTGTCGTAAACGCTGGTATTGTTGCTGTTGTTCCAGTCGGTGATCTTGCGCTCATAGCCCAGGGTCACTGCCCAGCAGCAGGTGTTGTACTTCAGCCCCACCAGCTGATCGGCGGATTGTTTGGCGCGGGTGTCGTAATAATACGCCCCGACCACCGCCCAACGATCGGCGATCGGCCAGCTGCCGGTGATGCCCACCTGCGAGATGCCGTCCTGGAAGGCCGGAACCGTTTTGGTGTTCAACGCCGTCTGGATATATTCCGGCGTGGCGTAACGGTAGTTCAGCTGCACCACGCGCTCGGCATCCTGGCGGTATTCCACCACGCCGTTGCCCAGCGAGACGCTGTTCAGGCGGGTGTCGTACTGCAGGCCGCCGCGCAGGCCCCAACGATCGTCGATTTTCCAGTAGGTATCGCCGGCCCAGGCCACGCTGCCGGTATCGTCGTTGTTGTCGTACCCGGTTACCTGGTCGCCGGTGCGCGAACGGCTGAAGTAGTAGATTTGACCCACGGAAGCGTTAAAACGTTCAACCAGCGCGTCATCATAAATGCGGGTGGTCAAACCGGTGGAGACGCGGTTCTGCGAAGCGATGCGATCCAGGCCGCTGTAGGTGCGGTCGCGGAACAGGCCGGAGTAGTCGGTCTGCAGCAGCGTGGTGTCGTAGGTGTAGATGTTGCTCTGGTCGCGGTACGGCACGTACAGGTACTGCACGCGCGGCTCCAGCGTCTGGGTGGCGCCTTCGGCCCAGATCATCGGCCGTTCGAACACCAGCTTGCCGTCGACCTTGAACTGCGGCAATACGCGGTTGGCCGAGTCATCAAGTTCCGGTGCAGCGACGCCTTTGCGGCTCTGGTAGTTGGCGGCGAAACCGTCAGGAATATCCTGCTGGTAATGGGTCGCCATCACCTTGGCTTCGGTGTTCAGGCTGGCCCAGCCGTTGGTCAACGGCAGGTTGAGCGTCGGCTCCATGTGCAGACGGGTGGCGTCCGGGCTGTATGGGTTGACGCTGGTGAACTTGGCCGCCTGACCGTAGATATGGAAGTCGAACGGGCCGAGGTCGTTCTTGTAGTAGTTCAGATCCAGCTGTGGCTGGACTTTATACGAGTCCGACTGTGAACGATCGGTGTCGTCGTAAATCTGGAACTGTTTGGAGCTCAGCGTGGCGTTCCAGTTCTCGTTGGCATAGCCGAGGCTGAATTTCTGCGTGGCGTAGCCGTCAGTGGTGGAGCCGTACTTGGAGTCCAGGTCGGTGAAGTATTTAGAGTCGCTGACCTTGGTATAGTCGACGTTGAAGCGCCACACCTGATCCATGACGCCGTTGTGGTTCCAGTAGAACAGCCAGCGTTTGTTGTCGTCATGATCTTTGCCGTATTCCTTGTCGTCCGGCAGCCAGTCGAACTCCATCAGGCCGAGGCCCGGCTGCACCAGATAACGGAACTCGGTCTGCCACTGCAGGCCGCGCTTGGACATATAGTGCGGTGTGATGGTGGCGTCGTAGTTCGGCGCGATGTTCCAGTAGTACGGCAACATGAACTCGAAGCCGTTGTTGCTGCCGTACTTGGCGTTCGGGATCAGGAAGCCGGAACGGCGCTTGTCGCCGACCGGCAGCTGCAGGTATGGGCTGTAGAACACCGGCACGCCGCCGATGCGGAAACGGGCGTTCCACACTTCCGCCACCTGCTCTTCGCGATCGTGGATCACTTCGGAGCCGACCACGCTCCAGCTGTCGTCGCCCGGCAGACAGGAGGTAAAGGTGCCGTTTTCCAGAATGGTGTAACGGTTGGCGCCGCGCATCTTCATCTTGTCGGCGTCGCCGCGCCCCTGACGGCCTACCATCTGGTAGTCGCCTTCATAGACGTCGGTATCTTTGGTGTTCAGGTTCGACCAGGCCTTCGGGCCTTTCAGTTTGATCTGATTGTCGCTGTAGTGCACGTCGCCGGTTGCGGTGACGGTACGCACCGGCTCCGTCTGGCCGGGTTTTTCCGTCTGGTTCAGCTCAACTTCTTTGGCGGTCAGGGTGCTGTTGCCCTGCTCGACGCGCACGTTGCCGCTGAACAGGGCGCTTTTCGGGTAGTCAGCGCGCGAGTCATCGGCATTGATCGTCACCGGTTGGCTGTTCGGATCGCCGCTGACCAAAGGCTTGTCGTAAACGGGAACGCCAAGCATGCATTGCTCGGCCAGATCAGCCAGCGCATGCTGACTGTAGAGTGC
It includes:
- the apaG gene encoding Co2+/Mg2+ efflux protein ApaG translates to MIDSPRVCIQVQSIYVESQSIPEEERYVFAYTITIRNLGRTDVQLLGRYWLITNSNGRQTEVQGEGVIGEQPVIPPGGEFQYTSGAILETPLGTMEGHYEMVDHQGQPFRTAIPVFRLAIPTLIH
- the rsmA gene encoding 16S rRNA (adenine(1518)-N(6)/adenine(1519)-N(6))-dimethyltransferase RsmA codes for the protein MNNRVHQGHFARKRFGQNFLTDQFVIDSIVSAIHPQPGEAVVEIGPGLGALTEPVGARMDRMTVIELDRDLATRLENHPRLKDKLTIHQQDAMTVNFAELAEEAGQPLRVFGNLPYNISTPLMFHLFSYTQAIRDMHFMLQKEVVNRLVAGPNSKAYGRLTVMAQYYCNVIPVLEVPPTAFAPPPKVDSAVVRLVPHSVLPNPVGDVRMLSRITTQAFNQRRKTIRNSLGDLFTPEQLTELGVDPSLRAENISVAQYCKLANWLSANPTPQQ
- the lptD gene encoding LPS assembly protein LptD, whose translation is MKKSFPTLLATMIWTALYSQHALADLAEQCMLGVPVYDKPLVSGDPNSQPVTINADDSRADYPKSALFSGNVRVEQGNSTLTAKEVELNQTEKPGQTEPVRTVTATGDVHYSDNQIKLKGPKAWSNLNTKDTDVYEGDYQMVGRQGRGDADKMKMRGANRYTILENGTFTSCLPGDDSWSVVGSEVIHDREEQVAEVWNARFRIGGVPVFYSPYLQLPVGDKRRSGFLIPNAKYGSNNGFEFMLPYYWNIAPNYDATITPHYMSKRGLQWQTEFRYLVQPGLGLMEFDWLPDDKEYGKDHDDNKRWLFYWNHNGVMDQVWRFNVDYTKVSDSKYFTDLDSKYGSTTDGYATQKFSLGYANENWNATLSSKQFQIYDDTDRSQSDSYKVQPQLDLNYYKNDLGPFDFHIYGQAAKFTSVNPYSPDATRLHMEPTLNLPLTNGWASLNTEAKVMATHYQQDIPDGFAANYQSRKGVAAPELDDSANRVLPQFKVDGKLVFERPMIWAEGATQTLEPRVQYLYVPYRDQSNIYTYDTTLLQTDYSGLFRDRTYSGLDRIASQNRVSTGLTTRIYDDALVERFNASVGQIYYFSRSRTGDQVTGYDNNDDTGSVAWAGDTYWKIDDRWGLRGGLQYDTRLNSVSLGNGVVEYRQDAERVVQLNYRYATPEYIQTALNTKTVPAFQDGISQVGITGSWPIADRWAVVGAYYYDTRAKQSADQLVGLKYNTCCWAVTLGYERKITDWNNSNNTSVYDNRVSFNVELRGLSSDHSLGSAEMLRSGILPYQRAF
- the pdxA gene encoding 4-hydroxythreonine-4-phosphate dehydrogenase PdxA, which encodes MHSNKRVVITPGEPAGVGPDLVAALAQQDWPVELVVCADPALLLERAKRLGLPLTLRDYQPQPPAEAQRAGTLTVLPVSLAHPVTAGELNVGNSAYVVETLARACDGCLNGEFAALITGPVNKGVINDAGVPFIGHTEFFADRSRCDRVVMMLATEELRVALATTHLPLLAVPGAITQQSLFEVIRILDHDLKTKFGIARPHIYVCGLNPHAGEGGHMGHEEIDTIIPALDALRAEGIHLVGPLPADTLFQPKYLQDADAVLAMYHDQGLPVLKYQGFGRAVNITLGLPFIRTSVDHGTALELAGTGTADVGSFQTALNLAIKMIINCNE
- the apaH gene encoding bis(5'-nucleosyl)-tetraphosphatase (symmetrical) ApaH codes for the protein MSTYLIGDVHGCYDELKSLLAQAAFDPERDRLWLTGDLVARGPASLDVLRFVRSLGPAVRMVLGNHDLHLLAVYAGISRNKPKDRITPLLEAPDADELINWLRRQPVLQVDDEQKLVMAHAGITPQWDIDTAKMCAREVEAVLSSDSYPLFLDAMYGDMPNNWAPELSGLARLRFSTNAFTRMRYCFPNGQLDMICKDAPGTAPAPLKPWFELPRLVDPEYTIVFGHWASLEGKGTPEGVIGLDTGCCWGGDLTMLRWEDRRYFTQPANRGEAPDHAGRLAAS
- the surA gene encoding peptidylprolyl isomerase SurA, with protein sequence MKNWRTLILGLVVCANAAFAAPQEVDKVAAVVDNGVVLESDVNGLLQSVKLNAQQAGQQLPDDKTLRHQIIERLIMDNIQLQMAKKMGITVSDADLDKAIANIAAQNKMSVDQLRSRLSYEGLNYNTYRSQIRKEMLISEVRNNEVRRRVTILPQEVDSLAKQVGAQNGSDTEMNISHILIPLPENPSQQQVDKAEELAKRLVGEINSGADFGKLAITYSADSQALKGGNMGWGKLQEIPTLFAERLVSAKKGDVVGPIRSGVGFHILKVNDIRGASQSVSVTEVHARHILLKPSVVLTDDQARAKLQSVAEAIKSGRAKFADEAKQLSQDPGSAMQGGDLGWASPDIYDPAFRDALLKLSKGEISAPVHSSFGWHLIQLLDTRQVDKTDAAQKDRAYRMLFNRKFAEEAQTWMQEQRAQAYVKILDGSDAQQ
- a CDS encoding PhoX family protein, yielding MTKQIEQLDADRLIDPTRRKLLLGSAGAVGLAGFLGGGIWSVSAEALAEDLPPNKLLGFQGIAASTADEVTIAPGYRAEVLISWGEPLVDGAPAFDPQGNNSAADQEKQFGDNNDGMSFFPIDDRHGVMAINNEYVNEQYLFAHGGTKATSLEEVRKSQAAHGVSIVAVKRVGDGQRWEVERPSRYNRRITANTDMQFSGPAAGHPLLQTAADPSGRKVLGTFGNCANGKTPWGTYLTCEENFDTYFGTRQADYPTTPEQKRYTLKVSEPERNWPDYDERFDVAKNPNEFNRHGWIVEIDPLNPTSTPIKHTALGRFKHENAAVTVAKDGRLVVYMGDDERGEHIYKYVSKGVVDAANPANNRTLLDEGTLYVAQFDGDDAGTPLKGKGRWIALEFGKNGLTPENGFRDEAEVLIFARKAAQQVGATKMDRPEWIAVNPHDGRAYCTLTNNSKRGEEGMPLNAANPRPNNIYGQIIRWDEGGDATAGTFAWDMYALCGNPIAHPEGINRGTPNITADNTFNSPDGLGFDRAGRLWILTDGKYSNKGDYVGQGNNQMLVGDPVSGEIRRFMVGPKSCELTGITFTPDYKTMFVNVQHPGEEGDSHFPNNSPRPRSSVLMITREDGGVIGA